From the genome of Phreatobacter cathodiphilus, one region includes:
- a CDS encoding DUF2093 domain-containing protein produces the protein MLNRLTSGRPNDGEAELRYLDADFRIVRPGTFVRCAVTGQPIPLDDLKYWSVARQEAYSGPPAVLQRLHPERFKTFVAR, from the coding sequence ATGCTCAACCGCCTGACTTCCGGCCGGCCGAACGACGGTGAGGCCGAGCTGCGTTACCTGGACGCCGATTTCCGCATCGTGCGTCCGGGCACCTTCGTGCGCTGCGCCGTCACCGGCCAGCCGATCCCGCTCGACGACCTGAAATACTGGAGCGTTGCCCGGCAGGAGGCCTATTCCGGCCCGCCCGCCGTGCTCCAACGGCTGCACCCCGAGCGCTTCAAGACCTTCGTGGCGCGGTGA
- a CDS encoding histidine phosphatase family protein: MTHKLYFVRHGETDWNAEGRLQGQRDIPLNDVGRVQAEEVGAILARLEPRYEDLAFWSSPLTRTRETMELMRGRLGLHPPAYRMDDRLKELSFGAWEGLTWPEVEAHSPAIAASRLADKWHTKPPEGENYEDVATRLGAFIATLERPSVIVSHGGVGRTLMALRGTMDRARASEVFVRQGVVYVFEGDRFTVEA, translated from the coding sequence ATGACCCACAAGCTCTATTTCGTCCGCCACGGCGAGACCGACTGGAACGCCGAGGGGCGGCTGCAGGGCCAGCGCGACATTCCCCTCAACGACGTCGGCCGGGTCCAGGCCGAGGAGGTCGGCGCCATCCTCGCCCGGCTGGAGCCGCGCTACGAGGACCTCGCCTTCTGGTCCAGCCCGCTCACCCGTACCCGCGAGACCATGGAGCTGATGCGCGGCCGCCTCGGGCTGCATCCGCCGGCCTACCGCATGGACGACCGGCTGAAGGAATTGTCCTTCGGCGCCTGGGAGGGCCTGACCTGGCCGGAGGTGGAGGCCCATTCGCCCGCCATCGCCGCCTCGCGCCTCGCCGACAAGTGGCACACCAAGCCGCCCGAGGGCGAGAACTACGAGGATGTCGCCACCCGGCTCGGCGCCTTCATCGCGACCCTCGAACGCCCTAGCGTCATCGTCTCCCACGGCGGTGTCGGCCGCACGCTGATGGCGCTGCGCGGCACCATGGACCGCGCCCGGGCCTCCGAGGTCTTCGTCCGCCAGGGCGTCGTCTACGTCTTCGAGGGCGACCGCTTCACGGTCGAGGCGTGA
- the lpxK gene encoding tetraacyldisaccharide 4'-kinase, producing the protein MKAPGFWSDPQAPAGRLLAPLGAVVGAVTLARMARPGARAGVPVICIGNPTVGGSGKTPATQWLAALATARGLSPAILARGYGGRLAGPVVVDPAVHGPADVGDEPLLHARRFPTVVARDRPAGAALAVARGAGLIVMDDGFQNPALAKDLSVLVVDGAAGLGSGRVLPAGPLRAPFRPQLARADALLVVGEGEAGEALAALAAEAGRPVLRGRLVVEAETAAWLSGRDVLAFCGIGRPAKFVETLGAAGARNAVLRPFADHHAYGEADAERLLAEAARTGLPLVTTEKDAVKLKGSPALDRLAAATRVVPVSLKVEEEAAAAALLDRVTAPRRS; encoded by the coding sequence GTGAAGGCGCCCGGCTTCTGGTCGGACCCGCAGGCGCCCGCCGGCAGGCTGCTGGCCCCGCTCGGCGCCGTCGTCGGTGCCGTCACCCTCGCCCGCATGGCCCGCCCGGGTGCCCGCGCCGGCGTGCCGGTGATCTGCATCGGCAACCCGACCGTCGGCGGGTCCGGCAAGACCCCGGCGACGCAATGGCTCGCCGCCCTCGCCACCGCCCGCGGCCTCTCCCCCGCCATCCTCGCCCGCGGCTATGGCGGCCGGCTCGCAGGGCCCGTCGTGGTCGATCCGGCGGTCCACGGTCCCGCCGATGTGGGCGACGAGCCGCTGCTCCATGCGCGCCGTTTCCCCACCGTGGTGGCGCGCGACCGCCCGGCGGGCGCGGCCCTTGCGGTGGCGCGGGGCGCCGGCCTCATCGTCATGGACGACGGCTTCCAGAACCCGGCCCTCGCCAAGGACCTGTCCGTCCTGGTGGTGGACGGCGCCGCCGGCCTCGGCAGCGGCCGCGTCCTGCCGGCAGGGCCCTTGCGCGCGCCGTTCCGGCCGCAGCTCGCCCGCGCCGACGCGCTGCTGGTGGTGGGAGAAGGCGAGGCGGGGGAGGCCCTCGCGGCGCTCGCGGCCGAGGCCGGGCGTCCGGTCCTGCGCGGGCGGCTGGTCGTGGAGGCGGAGACGGCGGCCTGGCTCTCCGGCCGCGACGTGCTCGCCTTCTGCGGCATCGGCCGGCCGGCGAAATTCGTCGAGACCCTCGGGGCGGCGGGTGCCCGCAACGCGGTGCTGCGCCCCTTCGCCGACCATCACGCCTATGGCGAGGCCGATGCCGAGCGGCTGCTGGCGGAGGCGGCGCGCACCGGCCTGCCGCTGGTCACCACCGAGAAGGATGCGGTCAAGCTGAAGGGCTCGCCCGCCCTCGACCGGCTGGCGGCGGCGACGCGCGTGGTTCCCGTCAGTCTGAAGGTGGAGGAGGAGGCGGCCGCGGCGGCTCTCCTCGATCGCGTCACCGCGCCACGAAGGTCTTGA
- a CDS encoding lysophospholipid acyltransferase family protein, with translation MSFLKRLARSQRVRSAAGSLLAGYLRLVWRTGRFALDPPNIYDYADDNLPVIFAMWHGQHFLSPFVRRPQYRAAVLISRSADGEMNAIAAEKLGVRTIRGSGDHKGQFARKGGVSAYFQMLEALADGETVALTADVPKIAKKAGLGIVMLAKQSGRPILPIAVATARRIDLRSWDKASVNLPFSRGAAVAGPPIWVPADADQVALEGYRRAVEAALDAATGRAYDIAEGRAEPELWSKETLARLEAARDAAAVTARPARTPASGQADA, from the coding sequence GTGTCCTTCCTCAAGCGTCTGGCGCGCTCCCAGCGGGTGCGGTCGGCAGCGGGCTCGCTGCTCGCCGGATACCTGCGCCTGGTCTGGCGCACCGGACGGTTCGCGCTCGATCCGCCCAACATCTACGACTATGCCGACGACAACCTGCCGGTCATCTTCGCGATGTGGCACGGCCAGCACTTCCTCTCGCCCTTCGTCAGGCGGCCGCAGTATCGCGCCGCGGTGCTGATCTCGCGCTCCGCCGACGGCGAGATGAACGCCATCGCCGCCGAGAAGCTCGGCGTGCGCACCATCCGCGGCTCCGGCGACCACAAGGGCCAGTTCGCTCGCAAGGGCGGCGTGAGCGCCTATTTCCAGATGCTGGAGGCGCTGGCCGACGGCGAGACCGTGGCATTGACCGCGGACGTTCCGAAGATCGCCAAGAAGGCCGGGCTCGGCATCGTCATGCTGGCCAAGCAGAGCGGCCGTCCCATCCTGCCCATCGCCGTGGCCACTGCCCGGCGCATCGACCTGAGGTCCTGGGACAAGGCGAGCGTCAACCTGCCCTTCTCGCGCGGCGCCGCCGTCGCCGGTCCGCCCATCTGGGTGCCGGCCGATGCCGACCAGGTGGCGCTGGAGGGCTATCGCCGGGCCGTCGAGGCCGCGCTCGACGCCGCCACCGGTCGTGCCTACGACATCGCCGAGGGACGGGCGGAGCCCGAGCTCTGGTCGAAGGAGACCCTCGCCCGGCTCGAGGCGGCCCGCGACGCCGCCGCCGTCACCGCCCGCCCCGCCCGGACGCCGGCATCGGGCCAGGCCGATGCGTGA
- the lspA gene encoding signal peptidase II, translated as MTPSPHLRPGLLALVATLVVDQAFKVFMLQVVGITSGQTITILPVLDLVMAWNYGVSFGMFQQDSLLGQWALVLFKVAAVALIGWWLWRAESPMTAVALGLIAGGAVGNGLDRVLYGAVADFFAFHITTASWQFQWYVFNLADVGIVAGVALLLYESLFGGRPGASKSARS; from the coding sequence TTGACCCCCTCGCCCCATCTTCGCCCCGGCCTTCTCGCCCTCGTCGCCACGCTCGTCGTCGACCAGGCCTTCAAGGTCTTCATGCTCCAGGTGGTGGGGATCACCTCGGGACAGACGATCACCATCCTGCCGGTGCTCGACCTCGTCATGGCGTGGAACTACGGCGTCTCCTTCGGCATGTTCCAGCAGGACAGCCTGTTGGGCCAATGGGCGCTGGTGCTGTTCAAGGTCGCCGCCGTGGCCCTGATCGGCTGGTGGCTGTGGCGGGCCGAGAGCCCGATGACGGCGGTGGCGCTCGGCCTCATCGCCGGCGGGGCGGTGGGCAACGGCCTCGACCGGGTGCTCTACGGGGCGGTGGCGGACTTCTTCGCCTTCCACATCACCACCGCCAGCTGGCAGTTCCAGTGGTACGTGTTCAACCTCGCCGATGTCGGCATCGTTGCGGGCGTTGCCCTGCTTCTGTATGAGTCCCTCTTCGGCGGCCGGCCGGGTGCCTCGAAATCGGCACGATCCTGA
- a CDS encoding 3-deoxy-D-manno-octulosonic acid transferase produces MRDRPVRTPLTLRAYGRLTALLGPAAPLLARSRLKRGKEDPERIQERRGFATEERPPGRLIWLHGASVGELLSIIPLVERLQARGVTVLVTTVTRTAAALAARRLPPGAIHQFMPWDVPAFIERFLNHWRPDLAIFAESELWPNLILRTTARGTPLIQVNGRMSERSFRGWQRVPRSIKALFSRFELCLMQTVDDARRVEALGAPRVSTTGNLKFDVPAPEAEPGAAMALAGAIGRRPVFLAASTHEGEDEIVLAAHRMMAPRLSNLLTIVAPRHPERGETIAALAEAAGLQACRRSLGELPGQRHAVYVADTLGEMGLFYRAAPVAFLGGSLIRHGGQNPIEPAKLGAAILHGPHVFNFAAVYAALAENRAARQVSGAEDLAGAALMLLTDQRERLRQREAAGETVTGLGGALDRTLAAIEPYFLTLAMRSG; encoded by the coding sequence ATGCGTGATCGCCCCGTCCGGACCCCGCTGACCCTGCGCGCCTACGGCCGGCTCACCGCCCTCCTCGGCCCGGCGGCGCCGCTCCTCGCCCGCAGCCGGTTGAAGCGCGGCAAGGAGGATCCGGAGCGCATCCAGGAGCGGCGCGGCTTCGCCACCGAGGAGAGGCCGCCGGGCCGGCTGATCTGGCTGCACGGGGCGAGCGTCGGCGAACTCCTGTCCATCATCCCGCTGGTCGAGCGCCTGCAGGCCCGCGGCGTCACCGTCCTCGTCACCACGGTGACGCGCACCGCCGCCGCTCTCGCCGCCCGGCGCCTGCCGCCCGGCGCCATCCACCAGTTCATGCCCTGGGACGTGCCGGCCTTCATCGAGCGCTTCCTGAACCACTGGCGGCCCGACCTCGCCATCTTCGCCGAATCCGAGCTCTGGCCCAACCTCATCCTGCGCACCACCGCCCGCGGCACGCCCCTCATCCAGGTGAACGGGCGCATGTCGGAACGCTCCTTCCGCGGCTGGCAGCGCGTGCCGCGCTCCATCAAGGCGCTGTTCTCGCGCTTCGAGCTCTGTCTGATGCAGACGGTTGACGACGCCCGCCGCGTCGAGGCCCTCGGCGCACCGCGCGTCTCCACCACCGGCAACCTGAAGTTCGACGTGCCGGCCCCCGAGGCCGAGCCGGGGGCCGCCATGGCGCTCGCCGGCGCCATCGGCCGGCGCCCGGTCTTTCTCGCCGCCTCCACCCACGAGGGCGAGGACGAGATCGTGCTCGCGGCGCACCGCATGATGGCGCCGCGGCTCTCCAACCTCCTCACCATCGTCGCCCCCCGCCATCCCGAGCGCGGCGAGACCATCGCCGCCCTGGCCGAGGCGGCGGGACTGCAGGCCTGCCGCCGCTCGCTCGGCGAACTGCCGGGCCAGCGCCACGCCGTCTATGTCGCCGACACCCTGGGCGAGATGGGGCTGTTCTACCGCGCCGCCCCCGTCGCCTTCCTCGGCGGCTCGCTGATCCGCCACGGGGGGCAGAACCCGATCGAGCCGGCCAAGCTGGGTGCCGCCATCCTCCACGGTCCCCACGTCTTCAACTTCGCCGCCGTCTATGCCGCTCTCGCGGAGAACCGGGCGGCGCGCCAGGTCTCCGGCGCCGAGGACCTCGCCGGTGCCGCCCTCATGCTGCTCACCGACCAGCGCGAGCGCCTCCGCCAGCGCGAGGCGGCGGGCGAGACCGTCACCGGCCTCGGCGGCGCGCTGGACCGCACCCTCGCCGCCATCGAGCCCTATTTCCTCACCCTCGCCATGCGGAGCGGCTGA
- a CDS encoding DUF4170 domain-containing protein, with product MTATGESKQLPHLVFGGELTKLDGTEFRDLSKLDIVGIYPNYATAHAAWKGKAQQTVDNAHMRYFIVHLHRLLDPDAA from the coding sequence AGCAACTCCCGCACCTGGTGTTCGGCGGCGAGCTGACGAAGCTGGACGGAACCGAGTTCCGCGATCTTTCCAAGCTCGACATCGTCGGCATCTACCCGAACTACGCCACCGCTCACGCCGCCTGGAAGGGCAAGGCCCAGCAGACCGTGGACAATGCGCACATGCGCTATTTCATCGTTCACCTGCACCGCCTGCTCGATCCGGACGCGGCCTGA
- a CDS encoding DUF721 domain-containing protein, translated as MKSPYRPKGPRPLADIAAAPIGQALQQAGFASTEVVTRWDEIVGEDLARRSAPVKIAWPRRPEGRSEPEPGTLHVRVEAPFALEIQHMTPVIVERVNAFMGWRCVAGVRLTQIPLRAKPKPREAPRPPADEARLKAALDGFEDEELRAVIARFGRAVGGAR; from the coding sequence ATGAAATCGCCCTATCGTCCCAAAGGCCCGCGGCCGCTCGCCGACATCGCCGCCGCCCCCATCGGGCAGGCGCTGCAGCAGGCCGGCTTCGCCTCGACGGAGGTGGTGACGCGCTGGGACGAGATCGTCGGCGAGGACCTCGCCCGCCGCTCCGCCCCGGTGAAGATCGCCTGGCCGCGCCGGCCCGAGGGTCGCAGCGAGCCGGAGCCGGGGACCCTGCATGTGCGGGTGGAGGCGCCCTTCGCCCTGGAGATCCAGCACATGACCCCGGTCATCGTCGAGCGGGTCAACGCCTTCATGGGCTGGCGCTGCGTGGCCGGCGTGCGGCTGACGCAGATCCCGCTCAGGGCCAAGCCGAAGCCGCGGGAGGCGCCGCGTCCGCCCGCCGACGAGGCGCGGCTGAAGGCCGCCCTCGACGGCTTCGAGGACGAGGAGCTACGCGCCGTCATCGCCCGATTCGGCCGGGCGGTGGGCGGCGCGCGCTGA